From Anopheles coluzzii chromosome 3, AcolN3, whole genome shotgun sequence, the proteins below share one genomic window:
- the LOC120955094 gene encoding anaphase-promoting complex subunit 10 translates to MSVKMGANVCPITEERSGTVREVGGQAVWSLSSCKPGFGVDQLRDNSMETYWQSDGQLPHLVNIQFHRKTTVSQIYIYSDYKLDESYTPSRISIRCGTHFNDLQEVEVVDLCEPSGWVCIPIKEYEEMLMCTFMIQIAVISNHQNGRDTHMRQIRIHSPTEGSQYPLEHHGKFSTIEFSQFRTIR, encoded by the exons ATGAGCGTCAAAATGGGAGCGAACGTGTGCCCGATCACCGAGGAACGGTCGGGCACGGTGCGCGAGGTCGGCGGGCAGGCGGTATGGAGTCTTTCGTCGTGCAAACCGG GCTTCGGTGTCGATCAACTGCGCGACAACTCGATGGAAACGTACTGGCAGTCGGACGGGCAGCTGCCCCATCTGGTCAACATACAGTTTCACCGGAAGACGACGGTGAGCCAGATTTACATCTACTCCGACTACAAGCTGGACGAAAGCTACACCCCAAGCCGGATATCGATCCGCTGCGGCACGCACTTCAACGATCTGCAggaggtggaggtggtggacCTGTGCGAACCGTCCGGCTGGGTCTGCATACCGATCAAGGAGTACGAGGAGATGCTGATGTGCACGTTCATGATACAGATCGCGGTCATCAGCAACCATCAGAACGGGCGCGATACACACATGCGCCAGATCCGGATCCACTCGCCGACGGAGGGTTCGCAGTATCCACTCGAACATCACGGCAAGTTTAGCACGATAGAGTTTTCCCAGTTTAGAACGATACGCTAG
- the LOC120955093 gene encoding probable transaldolase, which translates to MSSAEPQTKKTKMASSLEQLKQLTTIVADTGDFEAMKTYKPTDATTNPSLILSAAGMEQYQHLIDKAIKHGQKAGTTLDEQVSEAADMLFVLFGCEILKLVPGRVSTEIDARLSFNKEASVAKALKLIALYEERGIKRDRVLIKLASTWEGIQAASVLEKEHNIHCNLTLLFSFAQAVACAEAGVTLISPFVGRILDWYVANTEQKAFEPEQDPGVVSVTKIYNYYKKFGYKTVVMGASFRNVGEIMALAGCDLLTISPKLLGELEKSAEPVKRYLDAEKAKEVPLEKVQMDEATFRWMLNEDQMSTDKLSDGIRKFAADGRKLETMLRGLLQ; encoded by the exons ATGAGCAGCGCTGAACCGCAGacgaagaaaacgaaaatggCTTCGAGTTTGGAACAACTGAAACAGCTCACCACGATCGTGGCCGACACCGGCGACTTCGAGG CGATGAAAACGTACAAGCCGACCGACGCTACGACGAATCCGTCGCTGATTCTGTCCGCGGCCGGCATGGAGCAGTACCAGCATCTGATCGATAAGGCCATCAAGCACGGACAGAAGGCGGGAAC CACGCTGGACGAGCAGGTGTCCGAGGCGGCCGACATGCTGTTCGTGCTGTTCGGGTGCGAAATTCTGAAGCTGGTGCCGGGCCGCGTGTCGACCGAAATCGATGCCCGGCTGTCCTTCAACAAGGAAGCGTCGGTGGCGAAAGCCCTCAAGCTGATCGCACTGTACGAGGAGCGCGGCATCAAGCGGGACCGGGTGCTGATCAAGCTCGCCTCCACCTGGGAGGGCATCCAGGCGGCCAGTGTGCTGGAGAAGGAGCACAACATCCACTGCAACCTGACGCTGCTGTTCTCGTTCGCGCAGGCAGTGGCCTGTGCCGAGGCGGGCGTCACCCTCATCTCACCGTTCGTGGGCCGCATTCTCGACTGGTACGTGGCCAACACGGAGCAGAAAGCGTTCGAGCCGGAGCAGGATCCGGGCGTCGTGTCGGTGACCAAGATCTACAACTACTACAAGAAGTTCGGCTACAAGACGGTCGTGATGGGCGCGTCGTTCCGCAACGTGGGCGAGATCATGGCGCTGGCCGGGTGCGATCTGCTCACGATCAGCCCGAAGCTGCTCGGCGAGCTGGAGAAGAGTGCGGAACCGGTCAAGCGCTATCTGGATGCGGAGAAGGCGAAGGAGGTGCCACTGGAGAAGGTGCAGATGGATGAGGCCACGTTCCGCTGGATGCTGAACGAGGACCAGATGTCGACGGACAAGCTGTCGGACGGTATTCGCAAGTTTGCGGCCGACGGTCGCAAGCTGGAAACGATGCTGCGTGGTCTGCTGCAGTAA
- the LOC120955090 gene encoding coiled-coil domain-containing protein 22 homolog produces MDDIDNIVLHSLRQIDCDLDEDIQGLEQFTPAVLVRTVSKCLLLIDPSLDLPQTLPPGMAQRFTVTARLAEACTAVGYRRDIGYQTFLYSNVAEVRRVFMFLIEQLPKDSTDAADPEAPLDRVTDLENRILDSMRQQLRGRKDPATPLDLRNATLGWAGSRSRANIPFVTQSDVTAEIKQYWLRRSGFWEEEKDEVDRRAPDVAASTDDSILKLQAYYAQNKAQCPLAEELEEAAETPDRLGQLDALEQEIAAIETAISESRREQRELHAKRRTVAESAQAVESVVEKLKEEKKIKERTHILLENPEVNVAKLESIIAAAGEKMKKLQSQWEAHRSPLVATLEEHQAKNSDQVSKSQKVLDQIESARHKSEEVIVDLQTKSALHARLVQEYERMGRTVSRTAYTSRILEIIGNIRKQKTDIDKILHDTRSLQKEINSITGQLDRQFTVTDDLIFRNAKRDEYCKRAYILLVALHTECSELTALVQETGTVKREVRELEDQIENEKDRNVVTNLAQIGQDLEEMQRESRRLEEAIQQLELSTGRNGTK; encoded by the exons ATGGATGATATAGACAATATTGTTCTGCACTCGTTGCGTCAAATCGATTG CGATCTGGACGAAGACATACAGGGTTTGGAGCAGTTTACGCCCGCCGTGCTGGTGCGCACCGTTTCGAAATGTTTGCTGCTGATCGATCCGTCCCTGGACCTCCCGCAAACGCTGCCGCCCGGGATGGCGCAACGGTTCACCGTCACTGCCCGGCTAGCGGAAGCCTGCACG GCCGTCGGTTACCGGCGCGACATCGGCTACCAGACGTTCCTGTACTCGAACGTGGCCGAGGTGCGGCGCGTGTTTATGTTTCTCATCGAGCAGCTGCCCAAAGACTCGACCGATGCGGCCGACCCGGAAGCACCGCTCGATCGGGTGACGGATCTGGAGAACCGGATACTGGACAGTATGCGGCAGCAGCTGCGCGGACGGAAGGATCCGGCCACGCCGCTCGATCTTCGGAACGCGACGCTGGGCTGGGCGGGAAGCCGCTCCCGTGCCAACATTCCGTTTGTAACGCAAAGTGACGTCACGGCTG AAATTAAGCAATACTGGCTACGCCGGAGCGGGTTTtgggaggaggaaaaggatgAAGTGGATCGGCGGGCGCCGGACGTTGCCGCCAGCACGGACGATTCCATCCTAAAGCTGCAAGCTTACTACGCGCAAAACAAAGCCCAGTGTCCGCTAGCGGAAGAGCTTGAGGAGGCTGCCGAAACGCCCGATCGCTTAGGACAGCTGGATGCGCTCGAGCAAGAAATTGCCGCCATTGAAACGGCCATCTCCGAGTCACGGCGCGAGCAGCGCGAACTTCACGCGAAACGCCGAACAGTGGCGGAAAGCGCGCAAGCGGTGGAAAGTGTGGTTGAAAAGCTAAAGGAGGAGAAAAAGATTAAGGAACGCACGCACATCCTGCTGGAAAACCCGGAGGTGAACGTGGCCAAGCTCGAGTCGATCATTGCCGCGGCCGGcgagaagatgaagaagctgCAAAGCCAGTGGGAAGCGCATCGGTCCCCGCTGGTCGCGACGCTGGAGGAACATCAAGCCAAAAATTCGGACCAAGTT AGCAAATCTCAAAAGGTGCTTGATCAGATCGAGTCCGCCCGGCACAAATCGGAGGAGGTGATCGTCGACCTGCAGACGAAGAGCGCCCTGCACGCCCGGCTGGTACAGGAGTACGAGCGGATGGGCCGCACCGTGAGCCGCACGGCGTACACGAGCCGCATCCTGGAGATAATCGGCAACATCCGCAAGCAGAAGACGGACATCGACAAGATACTGCACGATACGCGCAGCCTGCAGAAGGAAATCAACTCCATCACGGGCCAGCTCGACCGGCAGTTTACCGTGACGGATGATTTGATCTTTCGCAATGCGAAGCGCGACGAGTACTGCAAGCGGGCGTACATTCTGCTCGTCGCCCTGCACACCGAGTGCAGCGAGCTGACGGCCCTGGTGCAGGAAACGGGCACGGTGAAGCGTGAGGTGCGTGAGCTGGAAGATCAGATCGAGAACGAGAAGGATCGCAACGTGGTGACGAATCTGGCCCAGATCGGGCAGGATTTGGAGGAGATGCAGCGGGAAAGCCGTCGGCTGGAGGAAGCCATCCAGCAGCTGGAACTGTCCACCGGGCGGAATGGGACGAAGTAA
- the LOC120955095 gene encoding 60S ribosomal protein L39: MASHKTFRIKQKLAKKLKQNRPIPQWIRMRTGNTIRYNAKRRHWRRTKLKL; the protein is encoded by the exons ATG GCGTCCCACAAAACGTTTCGCATCAAGCAAAAGCTTGCCAAGAAGCTGAAGCAAAACCGACCCATTCCGCAATGGATCCGTATGCGCACGGGTAACACCATCCG GTACAACGCCAAGCGCCGTCACTGGAGACGTACCAAGCTGAAGTTGTAA
- the LOC120955092 gene encoding uncharacterized protein LOC120955092: MLKLFRAPSRLGIVARGSLWVSRRTFLSDAYQCREAWNARLATPLLEKINLDTLYYDLEQRFQQRNKISAIDIDIYANKLVDESHVEEVADLLYKFRLTEETSSTLDSTHHALVRNYLDHRCYGQLIEVLNNRIGYGVFLDAYSANLTLDQLLKGKEFRYAARVATLLALQEDFSNPITKALALYSCYRYAKAPDAEHFDDLAPAEQGAGEAGEGQKKKKKEEIKVRVKFLRNEYFDDHFDLTDSQLLLGKTFVELGRAYGGAGSVIGTSCELLGLTMYRKYEQACEFVKQNAGKELNEEALQMIRSTLEKEPNKEDEQLVAFTEVVDKLEASMKIGKDSFEKLILEQVKQSVGEHEKQQIEAQAKLYTEWCNLRQQRVDEELERMQRAKRLQEIEQLAVEMEKEEQKLWFFENEDKIDLQIDSKRVFYPKRWFGKKKKPRTVDVDYVPPEVRQRN, encoded by the exons ATGTTGAAACTGTTCCGCGCGCCCAGCCGGCTCGGGATCGTTGCCCGGGGTTCGCTTTGGGTAAGCCGACGCACCTTCCTGTCGGACGCGTACCAGTGCCGGGAGGCGTGGAATGCCCGGCTCGCCACACCGCTGCTCGAGAAGATCAACCTGGACACGCTGTATTACGATCTGGAGCAGCGGTTCCAGCAGCGGAACAAAATCTCCGCCATCGATATCGACATCTACGCGAACAAGCTGGTGGACGAGTCGCACGTCGAGGAGGTGGCCGATCTGCTGTACAAGTTCCGGCTGACGGAGGAAACGTCCAGCACGCTCGACTCGACGCACCATGCGCTGGTGCGCAACTATCTCGACCACCGTTGCTACGGCCAGCTGATCGAGGTGCTGAACAATCGCATCGGGTACGGTGTGTTTCTGGACGCGTACAGTGCCAACCTGACGCTGGACCAGCTGCTCAAGGGGAAGGAGTTCCGGTATGCGGCGCGAGTCGCCACACTGCTAGCGCTGCAGGAAGACTTTTCCAACCCGATTACCAAAGCGCTCGCGCTGTACAGCTGCTACCGGTACGCGAAGGCGCCCGATGCGGAGCATTTCGACGATTTGGCCCCGGCCGAGCAGGGAGCTGGAGAAGCCGGTGAGggacagaagaagaaaaagaaggaagagatCAAGGTGAGGGTAAAGTTCCTGCGCAACGAGTACTTCGACGACCATTTCGATCTGACCGACagtcagctgctgctgggaaaGACGTTCGTGGAGCTTGGACGGGCGTACGGTGGTGCTGGCAGTGTGATTGGCACGAGCTGCGAGCTGCTCGGGCTGACGATGTACAGAAAGTACGAGCAGGCCTGTGAGTTTGTGAAGCAAAACGCGGGGAAGGAGTTGAACGAGGAAGCGCTGCAGATGATCCGCAGCACGCTGGAGAAGGAGCCAAACAAGGAGGATGAACAGTTGGTGGCATTTACGGAGGTGGTTGACAAACTGGAGGCGAGCATGAAGATTGGCAAGGACAGCTTCGAAAAGTTGATCCTCGAGCAGGTGAAGCAGAGTGTGGGAGAGCATGAAAAGCAGCAAATCGAGGCACAGGCAAAG CTCTACACGGAGTGGTGCAATctgcggcagcagcgggtCGACGAGGAGCTGGAGCGGATGCAGCGGGCCAAGCGGCTGCAGGAGATCGAACAGCTGGCGGTGGAGATGGAGAAGGAGGAGCAGAAGCTGTGGTTCTTCGAGAACGAGGACAAGATCGACCTGCAGATCGACAGCAAGCGGGTGTTCTATCCGAAGCGGTGGTTcggcaagaagaagaagccccGCACGGTCGATGTGGATTACGTGCCGCCGGAAGTACGGCAGAGGAATTAG